From the genome of Cellvibrio japonicus Ueda107, one region includes:
- a CDS encoding ribonucleotide-diphosphate reductase subunit beta translates to MLSWDDFEAEEVVKQAARQDAINTNLNKPEPQQAQPVQTQQANAQAEAPVANTSFAQAAQEPGISPALAQARASLAKLDPAPGLEELEMGAARIQVDDKRMINCRADLNQLVPFKYDWAWQKYLDGCANHWMPQEVNMTADIALWKSKDGLTEDERRIVMRSLGYFSTADSLVANNLVLAIYRLITNPECRQYILRQSFEEAIHTHAYQYCIESLGMDEGEVFNMYRELPSVANKAAWSLHHTHSLGNPTFTTGTPETDQELLRNLVAFYVVTEGIFFYCGFTQILSMGRRNKMTGVAEQFQYILRDESMHLNFGIDVINQIKLENPHLWTAEFQQEVLQMILEGTELEIQYARDSMPRGVLGMNAAMMEEYLHFIANRRCAQLGLKEQFPGAQNPFPWMSEIMDLRKEKNFFETRVIEYQTGGALSWD, encoded by the coding sequence ATGTTAAGTTGGGACGATTTCGAAGCTGAAGAAGTGGTAAAACAAGCCGCGCGTCAGGACGCCATCAACACTAACCTGAACAAGCCTGAACCACAGCAGGCACAACCGGTGCAAACACAGCAAGCCAATGCCCAGGCAGAAGCCCCTGTTGCCAACACCAGCTTTGCCCAAGCCGCCCAGGAACCCGGCATCAGCCCCGCCCTCGCCCAGGCGCGCGCCAGCCTCGCCAAACTCGACCCGGCACCCGGCCTCGAAGAACTGGAAATGGGCGCCGCCCGTATCCAGGTCGATGACAAGCGCATGATCAACTGCCGCGCCGACCTCAACCAACTGGTGCCGTTCAAATACGACTGGGCCTGGCAGAAATACCTCGATGGCTGTGCTAACCACTGGATGCCGCAAGAAGTCAACATGACCGCCGACATCGCCCTGTGGAAAAGCAAAGACGGCCTCACCGAAGACGAACGCCGCATCGTCATGCGCAGCCTCGGCTACTTCTCCACCGCTGACTCCCTGGTAGCCAACAACCTGGTACTGGCCATTTACCGCCTGATCACCAACCCCGAGTGCCGCCAGTACATCCTGCGTCAATCGTTTGAAGAAGCCATCCACACCCACGCCTACCAATACTGTATTGAATCGCTCGGCATGGACGAAGGCGAAGTCTTCAACATGTACCGCGAACTGCCCAGCGTGGCCAACAAAGCCGCCTGGAGCCTGCACCACACCCATTCATTAGGCAACCCGACCTTCACCACCGGCACCCCGGAAACCGACCAGGAACTGCTGCGCAACCTGGTGGCCTTCTATGTCGTCACCGAAGGGATTTTCTTCTACTGCGGCTTTACCCAAATCCTCTCCATGGGCCGCCGCAACAAAATGACTGGTGTCGCCGAGCAGTTCCAATACATCCTGCGCGACGAATCCATGCACCTCAACTTTGGTATCGACGTCATCAACCAGATCAAACTGGAAAACCCGCACCTGTGGACCGCAGAATTCCAGCAAGAAGTACTGCAAATGATCCTCGAAGGCACCGAGCTGGAAATCCAATACGCACGCGACTCCATGCCCCGCGGCGTCCTCGGCATGAACGCCGCCATGATGGAAGAATACCTCCACTTCATCGCCAACCGCCGCTGCGCCCAGCTCGGCCTGAAAGAACAATTCCCCGGCGCGCAGAACCCTTTCCCCTGGATGAGCGAGATTATGGACTTGCGTAAGGAGAAGAATTTCTTTGAAACACGCGTAATCGAGTATCAAACAGGTGGAGCGCTTTCCTGGGATTAA
- a CDS encoding ribonucleoside-diphosphate reductase subunit alpha: protein MHTDIEQTTSTSSHADLSNNNGLSATAPGQLRVIKRNGTVVPFDASKIAIAMTKAFLAVEGGTAAASTRVRETVDNLTKQITATFKRRMPSGGTIHIEEIQDQVELILMRAGEQKVARDYVLYREEHARLRRAQKEVNKTEADPDYPAMSVTQADGTRAPLDIARMRTIVSEACAGLAGVEEKAILDEAMRNLYDGVAEKDVNTSLVITARTLVEKEPNYTYATARLLLDKLRAEALGFLGVAPSATQSDMELYYARALPVYIQKGVELELISPELLNFDLDKLGKALIADRDLQFTYLGLQTLYDRYFIHSDSTRIELPQIFFMRVAMGLALQEDKREERAIEFYRLLSSFDYMSSTPTLFNSGTLRPQLSSCYLTTVPDDLHGIYGAIQDNAMLSKFAGGLGNDWTPVRGLGAYIKGTNGKSQGVVPFLKVANDTAVAVNQGGKRKGAVCAYLETWHMDVEEFLELRKNTGDDRRRTHDMNTANWVPDLFMKRVFEDQEWTLFSPNDVPDLHDLYGKAFEERYEHYEQLAAQGKVRLFKTVRALDLWRKMLGMLFETGHPWITFKDPCNLRSPQQHAGVVHSSNLCTEITLNTKAGDEIAVCNLGSVNLAQHIVNGKLDLAKLEKTVSTAIRMLDNVIDINYYAVDTSKQSNLRHRPIGLGIMGFQDALYEQRIAYSSQAAVDFADTSMEAVSYYAIKASCQLAQERGKYSTFEGSLWSKGVLPIDSIDILAQNRGENYIKVDRSKTFDWDSLRTEVKTKGMRNSNVMAIAPTATISNITGVTQSIEPTYQNLYVKSNLSGEFTVVNPYLVHDLKDRGLWDSVMVNDLKYYEGSVQKIDRIPEDMKAIYATAFEVEPKWIVESASRRQKWIDQAQSLNLYIAGANGKKLDITYRMAWYSGLKTTYYLRALAATTTEKSTINTGALNAVSATGNSGLSAAPAAAKPVVADIEEASFAEAAPVPKACSIDNPDCEACQ, encoded by the coding sequence ATGCACACTGACATTGAACAGACCACCAGCACCAGCAGCCACGCCGACCTCAGCAACAACAATGGCCTCAGCGCCACAGCCCCGGGACAGCTGCGGGTGATCAAGCGCAATGGCACAGTGGTACCTTTCGATGCGAGCAAAATTGCTATCGCCATGACCAAAGCCTTCCTGGCCGTTGAAGGCGGCACTGCCGCTGCGTCTACCCGTGTGCGCGAGACTGTCGACAACCTGACCAAGCAGATCACGGCCACCTTCAAGCGCCGTATGCCCTCCGGCGGCACCATCCATATCGAAGAAATCCAGGATCAGGTCGAACTTATCCTGATGCGCGCCGGCGAGCAAAAAGTAGCCCGCGATTACGTGCTCTACCGCGAAGAGCACGCCCGCCTGCGTCGCGCCCAGAAAGAAGTGAACAAAACCGAAGCCGATCCCGACTACCCCGCCATGAGCGTTACCCAGGCCGACGGCACCCGCGCCCCGCTGGATATCGCCCGTATGCGCACCATTGTGAGCGAGGCCTGTGCGGGCCTGGCCGGTGTAGAGGAAAAAGCCATTCTCGACGAAGCCATGCGCAACCTCTATGACGGCGTGGCCGAAAAAGACGTCAATACCTCGCTGGTCATTACCGCGCGTACCCTGGTGGAAAAAGAACCCAACTACACCTATGCCACCGCTCGCCTGCTGCTCGACAAACTGCGCGCCGAAGCCCTGGGTTTCCTGGGCGTTGCCCCTTCTGCAACCCAATCCGATATGGAGCTTTACTACGCCCGCGCCCTGCCGGTGTACATCCAAAAAGGCGTGGAGCTGGAGCTGATCTCCCCCGAGCTGCTCAACTTTGACCTGGACAAACTGGGCAAGGCACTGATCGCCGATCGCGACCTGCAATTCACTTACCTCGGTTTGCAAACCCTGTACGACCGCTACTTCATCCACAGCGACAGCACCCGTATCGAACTGCCGCAAATCTTCTTTATGCGCGTCGCTATGGGCCTGGCCCTGCAGGAAGACAAGCGCGAAGAGCGCGCGATCGAATTCTATCGCCTGCTCTCTTCTTTCGATTACATGAGCTCTACCCCGACCCTGTTTAACTCCGGCACCCTGCGTCCGCAGTTGTCCTCTTGCTACCTGACTACCGTGCCCGACGACCTGCACGGCATCTATGGCGCCATCCAGGACAATGCCATGCTCAGCAAGTTTGCCGGCGGCCTGGGCAACGACTGGACCCCTGTGCGCGGTTTGGGCGCTTATATCAAAGGCACCAACGGTAAATCCCAGGGCGTGGTGCCCTTCCTGAAAGTCGCCAACGACACTGCTGTCGCTGTTAACCAGGGCGGCAAACGCAAAGGTGCCGTGTGTGCCTACCTGGAAACCTGGCATATGGATGTCGAGGAATTCCTCGAGCTGCGTAAAAACACCGGTGATGACCGCCGCCGCACCCATGACATGAACACCGCCAACTGGGTCCCCGACCTGTTTATGAAGCGTGTGTTCGAAGACCAAGAGTGGACACTCTTCTCCCCCAACGATGTGCCCGACCTGCACGACCTCTACGGCAAGGCCTTTGAAGAGCGCTACGAGCACTACGAGCAACTGGCCGCGCAGGGCAAGGTTCGCCTGTTTAAAACCGTGCGCGCCCTGGACCTGTGGCGCAAGATGCTGGGCATGCTGTTTGAAACCGGTCACCCCTGGATCACGTTCAAAGACCCCTGCAACCTACGCAGCCCGCAGCAACATGCCGGCGTGGTTCACTCATCCAACCTGTGTACCGAAATTACGCTCAATACCAAAGCCGGTGACGAGATTGCCGTATGTAACCTGGGTTCCGTGAACCTGGCGCAGCACATCGTGAATGGCAAGCTGGATCTCGCCAAGCTGGAAAAAACCGTTTCCACCGCGATTCGCATGCTCGATAACGTAATCGACATCAACTACTACGCGGTAGATACCTCCAAGCAATCCAACCTGCGCCACCGCCCCATTGGCCTGGGCATCATGGGCTTCCAGGATGCACTCTATGAACAGCGTATCGCCTACAGTTCACAGGCCGCCGTGGACTTCGCCGATACTTCCATGGAAGCAGTCAGCTACTACGCCATCAAAGCGTCCTGCCAACTGGCACAAGAGCGCGGCAAGTACTCCACGTTTGAAGGCTCACTCTGGAGCAAAGGGGTTCTGCCAATCGACTCTATCGACATACTGGCGCAAAACCGCGGCGAGAATTACATCAAGGTAGATCGCAGTAAAACCTTCGACTGGGACAGCCTGCGCACCGAGGTAAAAACCAAGGGGATGCGCAACTCCAACGTGATGGCGATTGCGCCTACGGCAACCATTTCCAACATCACCGGTGTCACCCAGTCGATTGAACCGACCTACCAAAACCTCTATGTGAAATCCAACCTCTCCGGTGAGTTCACTGTGGTTAACCCCTACCTGGTCCACGACCTGAAAGATCGCGGCCTGTGGGACAGCGTGATGGTCAACGACCTCAAATACTACGAAGGCTCAGTGCAAAAAATTGATCGCATTCCGGAAGATATGAAAGCGATTTATGCCACCGCCTTTGAAGTGGAACCCAAGTGGATTGTGGAATCAGCCAGTCGCCGTCAAAAGTGGATCGACCAGGCCCAGAGCCTCAACCTCTACATTGCCGGTGCCAATGGTAAGAAGCTGGACATCACCTACCGCATGGCCTGGTACAGCGGTTTGAAAACGACCTACTACCTGCGCGCCCTGGCTGCCACCACGACTGAAAAATCCACCATCAACACCGGTGCCCTGAATGCGGTATCGGCTACAGGAAACAGTGGATTAAGTGCAGCACCGGCAGCCGCAAAACCGGTTGTGGCAGACATTGAAGAAGCCAGCTTCGCCGAAGCGGCACCGGTACCCAAAGCCTGCTCCATCGATAATCCCGATTGCGAAGCGTGCCAATAA
- a CDS encoding PhoX family protein — protein MTDQTVYEIDNSGIEPLNNRPKGISFAEVMTQRRQFLKGSLSTAVAAFMGASLVSCGGDDDKKSSSSSSSSSSSTPSSSSSSSSSSSVAPLLGFAAIATTRTDTITVPAGYSATAFVPWGTPLTGNLPAYKDDASNSGADQEQQVGTHHDGIHFYPIDAKTTGNNSNEGLLVMNHEYFDPNLIHTNGVTLGATRPTDEVRKEIAAHGVSVIHIRQNGSQWEVVSSSPFNRRITGATPMDIRGPAAGSSLLATKYSPNGTSTRGTLNNCGMGSTPWNTYLTAEENWAGYFVNKDAAQPREHSAYGVPSSNGRYYWELAESGSDEYVRFDASTKGDSALEDYRNEPNTFGWMVEIDPFDPEGRPQKRTALGRFGHEGVIFAPAVEGQPVVCYSGDDSTNEYIYKFVSAEPYYKATAGGWLLNSGTLYVAKFNSDGTGEWLPLDITNANFIAKAATAGVSFANQADVLVNTRLAADVMGATPMDRPEWGAVHPDTGEVYFTLTNNTGRTQTDAANPRANNATGHIIRWRENANGTSFNWDIFLLGGDVGTTTGEGTAAVALTAENHFASPDGLWIDQRGVLWIQTDMSGSQQSAGPFGNNQMLAADPVTKETKRFLVGPTDCEITGITATPDLKTLFINIQHPGDRSTPTNFTSNWPEGGSARPRSATVIITKNDGGVIGA, from the coding sequence ATGACCGACCAGACTGTTTACGAAATCGATAACTCCGGTATTGAACCCCTTAACAACCGCCCCAAGGGCATCAGCTTTGCTGAAGTCATGACCCAACGCCGCCAATTCCTGAAAGGTAGCCTGAGCACTGCCGTTGCCGCCTTTATGGGGGCCAGCCTGGTGAGTTGTGGTGGTGATGATGACAAGAAAAGCAGCTCCTCCAGCTCTTCATCCAGCTCCAGTACACCATCATCATCCAGCAGCAGTTCCAGTTCTTCGTCGGTAGCGCCGCTGCTGGGCTTTGCGGCTATCGCCACTACCCGCACGGATACCATCACCGTACCGGCAGGCTATAGCGCAACAGCCTTTGTTCCCTGGGGGACGCCACTGACTGGCAACCTGCCCGCCTACAAAGATGATGCAAGTAACAGCGGTGCCGACCAGGAACAACAAGTAGGCACCCACCACGATGGCATCCACTTTTACCCCATCGATGCCAAAACCACTGGCAACAACTCCAATGAAGGTCTTCTGGTCATGAACCATGAATACTTCGATCCCAATTTGATTCACACCAATGGCGTTACCCTGGGCGCAACCCGCCCCACAGATGAAGTGCGCAAGGAAATTGCTGCACACGGTGTGAGCGTAATTCATATCCGCCAAAACGGCAGCCAGTGGGAAGTCGTCAGTAGCAGCCCCTTCAACCGCCGTATCACCGGTGCCACCCCGATGGACATTCGCGGCCCGGCAGCCGGTTCCAGCTTGTTGGCCACCAAATACAGCCCCAACGGTACCAGTACCCGCGGTACCTTGAACAACTGTGGTATGGGGAGCACGCCCTGGAATACCTACCTGACGGCCGAGGAAAACTGGGCCGGTTACTTCGTCAACAAGGATGCCGCCCAACCGCGTGAACACAGTGCCTATGGCGTGCCCAGCAGCAATGGCCGCTACTATTGGGAGCTGGCAGAGTCCGGCTCTGATGAATATGTGCGTTTCGATGCCTCAACCAAAGGCGACAGTGCCCTGGAAGATTACCGCAACGAGCCCAACACCTTCGGCTGGATGGTCGAAATCGATCCCTTCGATCCCGAAGGTCGCCCGCAAAAACGCACAGCCCTGGGCCGCTTTGGCCACGAGGGCGTGATCTTTGCCCCCGCGGTAGAAGGCCAACCGGTTGTCTGTTACTCCGGTGATGACTCCACCAATGAATACATCTACAAATTCGTCTCAGCCGAGCCCTACTACAAAGCCACTGCCGGCGGCTGGCTGCTGAATAGCGGAACCCTCTATGTCGCCAAGTTCAATAGCGATGGCACCGGCGAATGGCTGCCGCTGGACATCACCAATGCCAACTTTATTGCCAAGGCGGCAACAGCCGGTGTGAGCTTTGCCAACCAGGCCGATGTGTTGGTTAACACCCGCCTGGCCGCCGATGTGATGGGCGCAACCCCGATGGACCGCCCTGAGTGGGGCGCGGTACACCCAGACACCGGCGAGGTGTATTTCACGCTCACCAACAATACCGGCCGTACCCAAACCGATGCGGCTAACCCCCGCGCTAACAACGCCACCGGCCACATTATCCGTTGGCGTGAAAATGCCAATGGCACCAGCTTCAACTGGGATATCTTCCTGCTTGGCGGTGATGTAGGCACTACCACCGGCGAAGGCACTGCCGCTGTGGCCCTGACCGCCGAAAACCACTTCGCCAGCCCCGACGGACTGTGGATCGACCAGCGCGGTGTACTCTGGATACAGACCGACATGAGTGGTTCCCAGCAATCCGCAGGCCCTTTCGGCAATAACCAGATGCTGGCCGCCGACCCGGTAACCAAGGAAACAAAGCGTTTCCTGGTAGGTCCGACGGACTGTGAAATCACAGGTATTACCGCCACCCCCGACCTGAAAACCCTGTTCATCAACATCCAACACCCGGGCGACCGCTCTACCCCCACAAACTTCACCAGCAACTGGCCAGAAGGTGGTAGCGCCCGCCCGCGTTCAGCCACAGTCATCATCACCAAGAATGACGGCGGTGTGATTGGCGCCTGA
- a CDS encoding HDOD domain-containing protein: MESSVQAAKPDYSVYRRVIGDLLSGNEQLPSLPIITFEIRKAMEQSNLSMVELSKLLTRDPALSAVLLKYASSPLIGSQNPPQTLLDVIRLLGMNQVERITMVHSIKSLFSMHSAKHKRLFLEAWRRLALKASLSTYIAKHLKQVVPDHVLMAALMSEVGTLAVLSAFKKSDETPDIPTYIALCREYAKSLGVITLKKWQVDEQYLKVVQEVGKWQGESPGPINLSDIINLGLYHALKLTHTKTDLPPLKDITAYQKLDEPHNKIIAGGLDVVMTNIQEIRVVAKSLF, encoded by the coding sequence ATGGAATCCAGTGTGCAAGCGGCTAAGCCCGATTATTCCGTGTATCGCCGGGTGATCGGCGATTTATTGAGCGGCAATGAACAATTGCCCAGTTTGCCGATTATTACCTTTGAAATTCGCAAGGCCATGGAGCAATCCAATCTGTCCATGGTGGAGTTAAGTAAACTGCTCACCAGAGATCCTGCCCTGTCCGCTGTATTGTTGAAATATGCTTCCAGCCCTTTAATTGGCAGCCAGAACCCGCCCCAGACCCTGTTGGATGTGATACGCCTGTTGGGGATGAACCAGGTGGAGCGCATTACCATGGTTCACTCCATCAAAAGCCTGTTCTCCATGCACTCGGCCAAGCACAAACGCTTATTCCTGGAGGCCTGGCGTCGCCTCGCACTCAAGGCAAGCCTGAGTACCTATATCGCCAAGCATTTGAAGCAAGTGGTGCCGGATCATGTATTAATGGCGGCGTTGATGAGCGAAGTAGGGACTCTGGCAGTGTTGTCAGCCTTTAAAAAAAGTGATGAAACGCCCGATATTCCCACTTACATTGCACTGTGTCGCGAGTACGCCAAATCCCTGGGGGTGATCACCCTGAAAAAATGGCAGGTGGATGAGCAGTATCTCAAGGTGGTGCAGGAAGTCGGCAAATGGCAGGGTGAGAGTCCGGGGCCGATAAACCTCAGCGATATTATTAATTTGGGGTTGTACCACGCGCTGAAATTAACCCACACCAAAACCGATTTGCCGCCGCTAAAAGACATCACGGCCTATCAAAAGCTGGATGAGCCGCACAATAAAATTATTGCCGGTGGTCTGGATGTGGTGATGACCAATATCCAGGAAATTCGTGTAGTGGCTAAAAGTTTATTCTGA
- a CDS encoding TonB-dependent receptor, translating to MKTAKSLLSLAIACVVTAHTGLALAQASASNNAPATARATSQLGSVTGRVINQATGSLLQAATVRVLELNREVTTGRDGSFVLTNIPAGNYTLEVNYGGLDSQRLPMTITAGRSLRQDIRLTSARYGVEEMLVTGRAEGFASTINLQRNADSLRTVVSADALGQIREGNIGDALVRLPGLSVETRAGVQRTATIRGLAPQYNTVTVDGLRMTNVDGNRDIALDSFPANLLARVEVIKAPTPDMSADAIGGTVDLVTRSAYDRDGRTFDVQLGTTLNDIRDSWNKQAGITLGDTFGENRQFGLLGSVFYFRDERGYDVVDTAYTVSSADSFFINRSLYYDRDEMKDKVGAGLMFDYRPSDDTSAYIKAIYHYDFRELWRRGTDYRPNPATQFDVTPDAGSSTGGRVDSIVFYREPKNVFQMYTAGIEHRTGDWVLDGRLGYSKAKKDYPTTLQVVNSFNGVNLTYDRSDRDFPVFTVDNAVDLSNPSSVAFRQFDTNQVPRVEDELSVDVNALREFNTGRFPWSIKTGFRATIKDASQAQPDTVRYSGLTGVSAASLLEYYSNSDFMSESNGRAQLLPFFPDWRKYLELQQTNPSAFTQNAAAQLFSAETLANADFTIGEDILATYIMGTVDIDKLTLLGGVRVETTSIDSQANEVAVDNGQITDITRVSDSNEYTNVLPSLHLRYAAMDDQLIVRSSISKAISRPPPGDLIPSKQENAQLNQRIIGNPALEPAESINYDLTAEYFLPPLGVISAGAFYKDIDNFVFSSSRIASDGVDERTRINGDGGKVRGLEFVWSQDLTFLPGLLSGLGVEANYTWLDSEGVYPGRDDDLPLVNSPDYIINGILSYAQGPFSMRISMNKMPDRLESVGGREALDKYNAASTVWDLAFKYRVLDQHNIFFNVKNLTNEPTVQFQGSRDNPTSVVYYGTQYTLGVDLSF from the coding sequence ATGAAAACTGCGAAATCATTATTATCGCTGGCGATTGCCTGCGTTGTGACTGCTCATACCGGCCTTGCTCTTGCCCAGGCCTCTGCCTCCAACAATGCGCCGGCAACTGCCCGCGCTACCAGCCAACTGGGCAGCGTGACCGGTCGGGTCATTAACCAGGCAACCGGTAGCTTATTGCAAGCGGCAACTGTCCGCGTACTGGAATTGAACCGCGAAGTGACCACTGGCCGCGATGGCAGCTTCGTGTTAACCAATATACCTGCGGGTAATTACACCCTGGAAGTCAACTACGGTGGTCTGGATTCGCAGCGCTTGCCGATGACGATCACAGCTGGCCGCAGCCTGCGCCAGGATATTCGTTTGACCAGTGCGCGCTATGGCGTGGAAGAAATGCTGGTAACCGGTCGTGCCGAAGGTTTTGCCTCGACCATCAATCTGCAGCGCAATGCTGATAGCCTGCGCACCGTAGTATCTGCCGATGCCCTGGGCCAAATCCGTGAAGGCAATATCGGTGATGCGCTGGTGCGCTTACCGGGCCTTTCCGTGGAAACCCGTGCAGGTGTGCAGCGCACCGCTACCATTCGCGGTCTGGCGCCACAGTACAATACGGTCACTGTTGATGGTCTGCGTATGACTAACGTAGACGGCAATCGCGATATTGCACTCGATAGTTTCCCGGCCAATTTATTAGCGCGGGTAGAAGTGATTAAAGCCCCAACACCGGATATGTCTGCCGATGCCATTGGCGGTACTGTTGATCTGGTCACCCGCTCTGCCTACGACCGCGACGGTCGCACTTTCGACGTGCAACTGGGTACGACCCTCAATGACATTCGCGATAGCTGGAACAAACAGGCGGGTATTACCCTGGGGGATACCTTTGGTGAAAACCGGCAATTCGGCTTGCTCGGTTCGGTATTTTATTTCCGCGATGAGCGCGGTTACGATGTGGTAGATACGGCTTACACCGTCAGCAGCGCCGATAGTTTTTTTATCAATCGCTCGCTCTATTACGATCGCGATGAAATGAAAGATAAGGTCGGTGCGGGCCTGATGTTTGACTATCGTCCCAGCGACGACACCAGTGCCTATATCAAAGCCATTTACCACTACGATTTCCGCGAACTGTGGCGGCGCGGAACTGATTACCGCCCCAACCCGGCAACCCAATTTGACGTTACACCGGATGCGGGCTCTTCCACCGGTGGACGCGTGGATTCCATTGTGTTTTATCGCGAGCCGAAAAACGTTTTCCAAATGTATACCGCCGGTATCGAGCATCGCACGGGCGACTGGGTATTGGATGGCCGCCTGGGTTACTCCAAAGCGAAAAAGGATTATCCAACCACCTTGCAGGTGGTTAATTCCTTTAATGGCGTAAACCTGACTTATGATCGCAGTGACCGCGATTTCCCGGTATTTACGGTGGATAACGCTGTTGACTTGAGTAACCCATCCAGTGTGGCCTTTCGCCAGTTCGATACCAATCAGGTTCCGCGTGTGGAAGATGAGTTGAGTGTCGATGTGAATGCGCTGCGCGAATTCAATACCGGTCGTTTCCCCTGGAGTATCAAAACCGGTTTCCGCGCAACGATTAAAGATGCATCGCAAGCGCAACCGGACACAGTGCGCTACAGCGGTTTAACCGGCGTGAGTGCGGCTAGCCTGCTGGAGTATTACAGTAATAGTGATTTTATGAGCGAGTCCAATGGCCGCGCGCAATTGTTACCTTTCTTTCCCGATTGGCGCAAATACCTGGAGTTGCAGCAAACCAATCCTTCTGCATTTACGCAAAACGCTGCCGCACAGTTATTCAGTGCAGAAACCCTGGCCAATGCCGATTTCACCATTGGTGAGGATATTTTGGCAACCTATATCATGGGGACTGTGGATATCGACAAGCTCACCCTGTTGGGTGGCGTGCGGGTAGAAACGACCAGCATTGATAGCCAGGCGAATGAAGTGGCGGTGGATAATGGTCAAATTACCGATATTACCCGTGTCAGCGATAGCAACGAGTACACCAATGTGTTGCCCAGCCTGCATTTGCGCTATGCCGCCATGGATGATCAATTAATTGTGCGCAGCTCAATCAGCAAAGCGATTTCACGCCCGCCACCGGGTGATTTGATTCCCTCCAAACAGGAAAACGCGCAATTAAACCAGCGCATTATCGGTAATCCGGCATTGGAGCCCGCAGAGTCGATCAATTACGACCTGACAGCAGAATATTTCCTGCCGCCGCTGGGGGTGATTTCTGCCGGTGCCTTCTACAAGGATATTGATAATTTTGTGTTCAGCTCCAGTCGCATTGCATCCGATGGCGTGGATGAGCGTACCCGTATTAATGGTGATGGTGGCAAGGTGCGCGGCTTGGAATTTGTATGGTCACAGGATTTGACCTTCCTGCCGGGATTGTTGAGCGGCTTGGGTGTGGAGGCTAACTATACCTGGCTGGATTCCGAGGGGGTTTATCCAGGGCGCGATGATGACTTACCCCTGGTGAATTCACCGGATTACATCATCAACGGAATCCTGTCATACGCACAGGGGCCGTTCAGTATGCGCATTTCCATGAATAAGATGCCGGATCGTTTGGAGTCGGTGGGTGGTCGCGAGGCTTTGGATAAATATAATGCAGCCAGTACGGTATGGGATCTTGCGTTTAAATACCGTGTACTGGATCAGCACAATATTTTCTTCAACGTGAAAAACCTGACCAACGAACCCACGGTTCAGTTCCAGGGCTCGCGCGATAATCCCACCAGTGTGGTGTATTACGGGACCCAATATACCCTGGGTGTGGATTTAAGCTTTTAA